A genome region from Paralichthys olivaceus isolate ysfri-2021 chromosome 6, ASM2471397v2, whole genome shotgun sequence includes the following:
- the pou6f1 gene encoding POU domain, class 6, transcription factor 1 isoform X2: MSGHETIRVLEVEVDAPLPLTITNVKSEGKIVEGVVRATKEQTEGDGSTQEEPTVPQSSGGIVLGEQQVVSVEAPTPAVQTLTSAVPISVSLTQPQATMPITVQGCPQVLTQESLATLMTGMMAQTGSLGQPLLIPLSMAGSIGGQGSLALLTLPTTNVAALPGLTAANTAANLLKLPFAGLQAATVLNSIHPQLQANAQTLFQPQAASMQPIQAALQQVTSQPTQVTNAQVTAAQVAAAQATSAATSVAQSNISVAALQTAGLSINPAIINAASLGAQPQFLSSLASTPIITSAMSNMGGITSQIITNAQGQVIGTLPLLVNPASLAGGTATSTLPLHGLQVQTVTPQLLLNTQGQIIATVGNGPVTAATSAAVLPKAAAPPMLSKPHTQPSVTTVTQSPVVIAPQPSVLKTATTLSPTVPITCGDIAKVGQLVSKPQQVVSSEEGINLEEIREFAKNFKIRRLSLGLTQTQVGQALTATEGPAYSQSAICRFEKLDITPKSAQKLKPVLEKWLAEAEHWNQKGQQNLMEFVGGEPSKKRKRRTSFTPQAIEVLNSYFEKNALPTGQEITEIARELNYDREVVRVWFCNRRQTLKNTSKINVFQVQ; this comes from the exons ATGTCCGGCCATGAGACCATCCGTGTGCTCGAGGTGGAGGTCGATGCACCGCTGCCATTGACAATAACCAATGTGAAGAGTGAAGGCAAAATTGTGGAGGGAGTGGTTCGGGCCACAAAAGAGCAAACTGAGGGCGACGGCAGCACCCAGGAGGAACCCACTGTGCCCCAGAGCAGTGGGGGAATAG TGCTGGGTGAGCAGCAGGTGGTGTCTGTCGAGGCTCCGACCCCCGCTGTCCAAACGCTGACCTCTGCTGTTCCCATCAGTGTGTCCCTGACGCAGCCACAGGCCACCATGCCCATCACTGTACAAGGCTGTCCACAG GTGCTGACCCAGGAAAGTCTGGCCACGTTGATGACCGGCATGATGGCCCAGACAGGGTCGCTGGGGCAGCCCCTGCTCATCCCCCTGAGTATGGCTGGCTCCATTGGTGGTCAGGGGAGCCTGGCTCTTCTCACCCTCCCCACCACCAATGTAGCGGCTCTCCCCGGGCTCACTGCAGCCAACACGGCTGCAAACCTCCTCAAGCTGCCCTTCGCTGGGCTTCAAG CTGCGACCGTCTTGAACTCTATCCACCCCCAGCTACAAGCAAACGCTCAGACATTGTTCCAGCCTCAAGCCGCCTCCATGCAGCCGATCcaagcagctctgcagcaggtgACGTCTCAGCCGACCCAGGTGACCAATGCCCAGGTTACTGCCGCTCAGGTGGCGGCAGCCCAGGCTACCTCGGCGGCCACCAGCGTCGCTCAGTCCAACATATCTGTGGCAGCTCTGCAGACTGCAGGACTCTCCATCAATCCCGCTATT ATCAATGCAGCTTCTTTGGGAGCACAGCCCCAGTTCCTCAGTTCCCTCGCCTCCACCCCCATCATCACCAGCGCCATGTCCAATATGGGGGGGATCACGAGCCAGATCATCACAAATGCCCAGGGACAG GTTATAGGAACCCTCCCTCTGTTGGTGAACCCAGCCTCTCTGGCTGGAGGGACTGCGACGTCCACTCTCCCCCTCCATGGTCTCCAGGTCCAGACTGTCACCCCGCAGCTGCTTCTCAACACCCAGGGTCAGATCATCGCCACTGTGGGGAATGGACCGGTCACAGCTGCCACCTCTGCCGCGGTTCTGCCCAAAGCCGCTGCTCCTCCAATGCTCAGCAAGcctcacacacag CCTTCGGTAACTACTGTCACTCAGTCTCCAGTTGTCATCGCCCCGCAGCCGTCTGTTCTGAAGACCGCCACCACGCTCTCCCCCACGGTACCCATCACCTGTGGAGACATAGCAAAAGTGGGCCAGCTTGTCAGCA AACCCCAGCAGGTAGTCAGCAGCGAGGAGGGCATTAATCTGGAGGAAATTCGCGAGTTTGCCAAGAATTTCAAGATCCGTCGACTGTCCCTGGGGCTTACGCAGACGCAAGTAGGACAGGCTCTGACCGCAACTGAAGGTCCGGCTTACAGCCAGTCTGCCATTTGCAG GTTTGAAAAGCTGGATATCACCCCAAAGAGTGCTCAGAAGCTGAAGCCAGTGCTGGAGAAGTGGCTGGCTGAGGCCGAGCACTGGAACCAGAAGGGCCAGCAGAACCTGATGGAGTTCGTTGGCGGTGAACCTTCCAAAAAACGCAAGCGGCGCACAAGTTTCACACCGCAGGCGATAGAAGTCCTGAACTCTTACTTTGAGAAGAATGCCCTACCGACGGGTCAGGAGATCACTGAAATTGCGAGAGAGCTGAACTACGACCGAGAGGTTGTGAGAGTTTGGTTCTGCAACCGGCGACAGACGCTGAAAAACACGAGCAAGATCAATGTCTTCCAGGTTCAGTAG
- the pou6f1 gene encoding POU domain, class 6, transcription factor 1 isoform X1 — MNSQDLPAKDAPLTVNEQVIVMSGHETIRVLEVEVDAPLPLTITNVKSEGKIVEGVVRATKEQTEGDGSTQEEPTVPQSSGGIVLGEQQVVSVEAPTPAVQTLTSAVPISVSLTQPQATMPITVQGCPQVLTQESLATLMTGMMAQTGSLGQPLLIPLSMAGSIGGQGSLALLTLPTTNVAALPGLTAANTAANLLKLPFAGLQAATVLNSIHPQLQANAQTLFQPQAASMQPIQAALQQVTSQPTQVTNAQVTAAQVAAAQATSAATSVAQSNISVAALQTAGLSINPAIINAASLGAQPQFLSSLASTPIITSAMSNMGGITSQIITNAQGQVIGTLPLLVNPASLAGGTATSTLPLHGLQVQTVTPQLLLNTQGQIIATVGNGPVTAATSAAVLPKAAAPPMLSKPHTQPSVTTVTQSPVVIAPQPSVLKTATTLSPTVPITCGDIAKVGQLVSKPQQVVSSEEGINLEEIREFAKNFKIRRLSLGLTQTQVGQALTATEGPAYSQSAICRFEKLDITPKSAQKLKPVLEKWLAEAEHWNQKGQQNLMEFVGGEPSKKRKRRTSFTPQAIEVLNSYFEKNALPTGQEITEIARELNYDREVVRVWFCNRRQTLKNTSKINVFQVQ; from the exons ATGAACTCCCAGGATCTCCCTGCCAAAGATGCCCCACTCACTGTGAATGAGCAG GTCATTGTGATGTCCGGCCATGAGACCATCCGTGTGCTCGAGGTGGAGGTCGATGCACCGCTGCCATTGACAATAACCAATGTGAAGAGTGAAGGCAAAATTGTGGAGGGAGTGGTTCGGGCCACAAAAGAGCAAACTGAGGGCGACGGCAGCACCCAGGAGGAACCCACTGTGCCCCAGAGCAGTGGGGGAATAG TGCTGGGTGAGCAGCAGGTGGTGTCTGTCGAGGCTCCGACCCCCGCTGTCCAAACGCTGACCTCTGCTGTTCCCATCAGTGTGTCCCTGACGCAGCCACAGGCCACCATGCCCATCACTGTACAAGGCTGTCCACAG GTGCTGACCCAGGAAAGTCTGGCCACGTTGATGACCGGCATGATGGCCCAGACAGGGTCGCTGGGGCAGCCCCTGCTCATCCCCCTGAGTATGGCTGGCTCCATTGGTGGTCAGGGGAGCCTGGCTCTTCTCACCCTCCCCACCACCAATGTAGCGGCTCTCCCCGGGCTCACTGCAGCCAACACGGCTGCAAACCTCCTCAAGCTGCCCTTCGCTGGGCTTCAAG CTGCGACCGTCTTGAACTCTATCCACCCCCAGCTACAAGCAAACGCTCAGACATTGTTCCAGCCTCAAGCCGCCTCCATGCAGCCGATCcaagcagctctgcagcaggtgACGTCTCAGCCGACCCAGGTGACCAATGCCCAGGTTACTGCCGCTCAGGTGGCGGCAGCCCAGGCTACCTCGGCGGCCACCAGCGTCGCTCAGTCCAACATATCTGTGGCAGCTCTGCAGACTGCAGGACTCTCCATCAATCCCGCTATT ATCAATGCAGCTTCTTTGGGAGCACAGCCCCAGTTCCTCAGTTCCCTCGCCTCCACCCCCATCATCACCAGCGCCATGTCCAATATGGGGGGGATCACGAGCCAGATCATCACAAATGCCCAGGGACAG GTTATAGGAACCCTCCCTCTGTTGGTGAACCCAGCCTCTCTGGCTGGAGGGACTGCGACGTCCACTCTCCCCCTCCATGGTCTCCAGGTCCAGACTGTCACCCCGCAGCTGCTTCTCAACACCCAGGGTCAGATCATCGCCACTGTGGGGAATGGACCGGTCACAGCTGCCACCTCTGCCGCGGTTCTGCCCAAAGCCGCTGCTCCTCCAATGCTCAGCAAGcctcacacacag CCTTCGGTAACTACTGTCACTCAGTCTCCAGTTGTCATCGCCCCGCAGCCGTCTGTTCTGAAGACCGCCACCACGCTCTCCCCCACGGTACCCATCACCTGTGGAGACATAGCAAAAGTGGGCCAGCTTGTCAGCA AACCCCAGCAGGTAGTCAGCAGCGAGGAGGGCATTAATCTGGAGGAAATTCGCGAGTTTGCCAAGAATTTCAAGATCCGTCGACTGTCCCTGGGGCTTACGCAGACGCAAGTAGGACAGGCTCTGACCGCAACTGAAGGTCCGGCTTACAGCCAGTCTGCCATTTGCAG GTTTGAAAAGCTGGATATCACCCCAAAGAGTGCTCAGAAGCTGAAGCCAGTGCTGGAGAAGTGGCTGGCTGAGGCCGAGCACTGGAACCAGAAGGGCCAGCAGAACCTGATGGAGTTCGTTGGCGGTGAACCTTCCAAAAAACGCAAGCGGCGCACAAGTTTCACACCGCAGGCGATAGAAGTCCTGAACTCTTACTTTGAGAAGAATGCCCTACCGACGGGTCAGGAGATCACTGAAATTGCGAGAGAGCTGAACTACGACCGAGAGGTTGTGAGAGTTTGGTTCTGCAACCGGCGACAGACGCTGAAAAACACGAGCAAGATCAATGTCTTCCAGGTTCAGTAG